In the Sus scrofa isolate TJ Tabasco breed Duroc chromosome 7, Sscrofa11.1, whole genome shotgun sequence genome, one interval contains:
- the ARMC12 gene encoding armadillo repeat-containing protein 12 — translation MRLRLESSMVLPHAGLGANSAPWPPALGTQITRCRHPTPPVRPAPVLILVPLGSWPRWSSGSGRSLPGASGPLPPGMSILQRLRQMDIRKGVVSLATGAGAIYLLYKAIRAGIRCKPPLCSASPICIARLAIERERHGRDSGELRRLLTSLECKQDEYAKSMILHSITRCVYLLESEASACTNEDIALVGSMLDDKDNSVKIQALNTLKAFSGIRKFRLKIQEHSIKVLELISTIWDSELHISGLRLLNNLPLPDFVHPQLRRVMPALMEILQSDYILAQVQAVRLLSNLAQKNDLLYDILNCQVHSNFLNLFQSTQPGSLLFEVLVFAERLSEGRSSPHYRAVKWHYNQQSVHEALFGDDSRLADRLLALVIHPEEDVQIQACKVIVSLQCPQDVGVRPSCPPSHSCFNPGE, via the exons ATGAGGCTGAGGTTGGAGTCCTCCATGGTGCTGCCCCACGCCGGACTTGGAGCTAACTCCGCTCCCTGGCCGCCTGCCTTGGGCACCCAGATTACCCGATGCCGGCACCCAACCCCTCCAGTCCGCCCGGCACCG GTTCTGATTCTGGTACCCCTTGGTTCCTGGCCCCGCTGGAGTTCCGGTTCTGGAAGGTCTTTGCCAGGTGCCTCGGGCCCGCTCCCACCCGGCATGAGCATCCTCCAGCGCCTGAGGCAAATGGACATCCGCAAAGGTGTAGTGAGCCTGGCCACGGGCGCCGGGGCCATCTACCTGCTCTACAAGGCCATCCGGGCCGGCATAAGGTGTAAACCACCCCTCTGCAGTGCCTCGCCTATCTGCATAGCCC GCCTGGCAATCGAGCGAGAGCGGCACGGGCGGGACTCAGGTGAGCTCCGGAGGCTCCTCACCTCTTTGGAGTGCAAACAGGATGAGTACGCCAAGAGCATGATCCTGCACAGTATCACGCGCTGTGTGTACTTGCTGGAGTCCGAG GCCTCAGCCTGTACTAATGAGGACATTGCATTGGTGGGCTCCATGCTGGATGACAAGGACAACAGTGTCAAAATCCAAGCTCTGAACACGCTTAAAGCTTTCTCTGGCATCAGAAAATTCAGGCTCAAAATCCAG GAACATTCCATCAAGGTGCTGGAACTGATCTCCACCATCTGGGACTCAGAGCTGCACATCTCCGGCCTCAGACTCCTCAACAACCTCCCACTGCCTGACTTCGTGCATCCACAGCTGCGACGCGTGATGCCCGCCTTGATGGAGATCCTGCAGTCGGACTATATCCTGGCACAG GTGCAAGCCGTACGATTGCTGAGCAACCTAGCACAGAAGAATGACCTTCTCTATGATATTCTCAACTGCCAG GTGCACTCCAACTTCCTGAACCTGTTCCAGTCCACCCAGCCTGGGAGTCTGCTGTTCGAGGTGTTGGTGTTTGCAGAGCGGCTGAGTGAGGGCCGGAGTTCACCCCACTACCGCGCCGTGAAGTGGCATTACAACCAACAGTCTGTGCATGAAGCTCTCTTTGGGGATGATTCACGACTGGCAGACCGGCTGCTCGCCCTGGTCATCCACCCTGAGGAGGACGTGCAGATCCAGGCCTGCAAGGTCATAGTCAGCCTGCAGTGCCCCCAGGATGTGGGGGTCCGGCCCTCCTGTCCGCCCAGTCATTCCTGCTTTAATCCTGGGGAATAA
- the CLPSL2 gene encoding colipase-like protein 2, whose translation MATALALLIGVLLPCWGSFPQFKKGFTKPNGARCSHHSECYSDCCLINLDLGGAFCAPRARMTMTCLPQTKGAINIVCPCQGGLTCFHKDPDCNRQCRLI comes from the exons ATGGCCACAGCCCTTGCGCTTCTCATCGGTGTCCTGCTCCCCTGCTGGGGTTCATTCCCACAGTTTAAAAAAGGCTTTACAAAG CCGAATGGGGCTAGGTGCTCCCACCACTCTGAATGCTACAGTGACTGCTGTCTCATCAACTTGGACCTCGGTGGTGCCTTCTGTGCCCCTAGGGCCAGAATGACAATGACGTGCTTGCCCCAG ACCAAGGGCGCCATCAACATTGTCTGTCCCTGCCAAGGAGGCCTGACTTGCTTCCACAAGGACCCAGACTGTAACCGCCAGTGCCGTTTGATTTAG